TTTCTTTGCCGCTTTTTGATTTTTTCTAATTCTGCGGTCATTTTTTTCTTATATCCTGGCTTTACTTTTTTCGGTTTTTTAACAAAATGCTTTGCCTTTTCATCAATTTCATCAGCCACACGTTTACGTTTCTTTCTACGCTGCCGATCTTCAAGGGCTACCCATTCTCCCTTAACAATTTCCTTGTTTTCAAACACGATGCCCATATTCTCAAGTCTTGCTAAGCCATCTTCATCGGATGTATCATATATTGTCATGGCGATACCAGTTGATCCGGCCCGGGCTGTTCTGCCGACACGGTGAATGTAAAAGTCCAGATCATCCGGGAGCTCATAATTGATAACGTGGCTGATACCCTTAATATCGATCCCTCGTGCTGCTAAATCAGTCGCGATAACAAAAGCATATTCTAATTCATTGATTTGCTTCATTACCTTTTTGCGTTCTCGCGGTGTCAGGCCTCCATGTAAAATTCCAGCTTTTACCCCGTGATCTCTGAGATACTCAAAGACATGATCAGCTGCTTGTTTCGTATTTGTGAAAATAATGGCTAAATACGGGTTAATGTGGGTTACCATGGTTAATAAAAGCTTGTCCTTGTCTCTATGCCTCGATGGGATTAGCACGTGCTCAATATTTTCTGCCGCAATTTGCTTCGGCTCGACATGTGCATATTTTGGATTTTTCATATATTTTTTCAAGAAAGGCTTCAGCTTTTCCGGAATTGTTGCTGAGAAAACGAGCATTTGAAGCTGCTCCGGCATATTGGAGCCAATAAAATCGACATCCTCTAAAAATCCCATATCCAACATGAGGTCTGCCTCATCAATGACAAAGCTTTTCGCCGTAAAGACGTTAAGAGCTTTTTCTTTAATCAAATCTGCAATCCTACCCGGAGTTCCAACGACAAGATGCGGCTGTCTCTTAAGCTTTTCGATGGTTTTCTTTTTATCTGTTCCGCCAATGTAGCATTTTGAGATAATTTCTTCATCAGCTTCCGTGTACTTCGTAATTTTTAATACTTCCTGATAAATTTGATTGGCAAGCTCTCTTGTAGGTGCTGTAATCACAACCTGTACTTCTTCTTGATCAGGATGGATGCTATGTATTAACGGCAGCAAATACGCATGCGTTTTTCCTGTTCCTGTCTGAGATTGGCCAATGGCGCTCTCGCCTTTTAAAGCAGCAGGAATCAGCCTCCTTTGAATATCAGTCGGTTCATAAAATCCCATTTTCTCAACTGCTTCTATGATAAAGGGTTTTAAATTGTATTCAGTAAATTTTGTTTGTCCCATGTTTTCAGCTCCTTAAACACTAAATTAGTGTCCATCAAAAACCCATTATAACTGATTCGTTCCTAAAAAACCATTAGCCGACGGAAAGAAGATGAATAGACAAATTTTGTTCTTTATGCATATCCTATCGTGCAAGATGTTTTTCGAAAGGAGGTAATCAATTGTTTCCACAACGACAAATACGAAACGGTCCACAGCAGATGGGCAGACCAAGAATGCCAAGAGCTCTTCGGCAACAGCAAGCTGCAAATTTCCAAATGAATCGATTTCAACAGCCGCAGCCTCCAATTCAACAGCCATTTCAACAGATGGGCCAATTTTTCCCTCAGCCGCCAGGGGCAGGTGCAGGGAATGACGCAGGGGCAGGAGGAATCAGAGGACTTCTCTCCAAATTCTTACCAGGCGCAGGCGGCTTGCCAGGAGCAGGTACAGGTTCTGGTCTGCAAAGCCTACAAGGACTACAGAATCTTGCAAATCCAGCCAATATTTCCGGAATGCTCGGTAATGTCCAAAAAATGCTCGGAATGGCTCAGCAAATTACACCGATGGTCCAGCAATACGGACCTCTGGTCAGAAATATTCCTTCCATGATAAAGTTATACAGCCAGCTAAACAAAGCTGACGATGCAAACAGCAAAGAAGACAAATCTTCAGCTGAAAATTCAAATGAAACAATGCAAGCAAGCTCTCAGCAAAAAAAGAAAAAAAAGACGGCAGCAGATAGCGGACAGCCCGCTTCAAAGCCTTCTAGCAACCAGCCTTCCGGAAGCTCAAGACCTAGGCTGTATGTATAAGAATCTTTGATATCCAATGTGAGATCAGCTATAATAGAAGAAAGAGAACCTGAGAGTATAAAGCCGTTTACAACGGCTTTTTATTTTGTGACGTCTCTTAAGCTTCGATTGTAGGAGGAACAAGAATGAATGTAATTAAAATATCTCCGCGCGGCTATTGCTATGGAGTTGTTGACGCAATGGTTATTGCAAAAAATGCGGCTCTTGATAAATCTCTTCCTCGACCGATCTATATCCTTGGAATGATTGTTCATAATAAGCACGTGACAGATGCCTTTGAAGAGGACGGCATCATTACGCTGGATGGCACAAACCGTTTGGAAATTATTAAAAATGTAGATAAAGGGACGATCATCTTTACGGCTCACGGTGTGTCACCTGAAGTACGGAAAATTGCTGAAGATAAAGGGCTGGTTGCAATTGACGCGACTTGTCCGGATGTAACAAAAACCCATAATCTAATTTTGGATATGAAAGAAAAAGGATATCACGTTATCTATATCGGCAAGAAAGGACATCCGGAACCAGAGGGCGCTGTAGGTGTAGCACCTGATATCGTTCATTTAGTAGAAACAGAAGAAGACGTCGCTAACCTTAACATACAGAATGACAAAATTATAGTTACAAACCAAACCACTATGTCGCAATGGGATGTTCACGATATCATGGAGCAAGTAAAAGAAAAATATCCTCATGTTGAATTTCACCAGGAGATTTGTTTGGCAACTCAAGTCAGACAAGAGGCCGTGTCTGAACAAGCGAAACAAGCTGATTTAACGATTGTTGTTGGAGATCCAAAAAGCAATAACTCCAACCGGCTCGCACAGGTCTCTGAAGAAATTGCCGGTACAAAAGCTTACCGTATCGGTGATATTAGCGAACTAAAGCTTGAGTGGCTAAAGAATGTAGAAACTGTAGCAATCACAGCAGGGGCGTCTACACCGACTCCTATTACAAAGGAAGTTATTCGGTTTTTGGAAGGCTTCAATTGGGAAGATGAATCGACCTGGACGATAAAGCATGACATTCCACTGAAAAAAATACTGCCAAAGGTTAAAGCAAAATAAGAGGCTGGTTCGCCAGCCTCTTATTTATCGTTTGCATGCAATTTAATTATCACCGCACCATATCTTATAGAAATACGAAGGGATTGGTATCTGTACTAGAAGCAGCAAATGATATCTCCATTTTGCATTTAGCTTCCAATAAATCAGCAAGCCCCTGCTTCATTATTTTTTCTGCATAATGCCCCGGATCCACGAGATTTAATCCTTCGGCAACGGCATCCTGAGCTACATGAAAATAAATATCACCTGTTACGAATACATCAGCGCCCATCTTTTTTGCGTTGCTCATAAACTTGTTCCCGTCTCCACCTAGGACTGCCACCTTTTTGACTAAGGCTTGCGGGTTCCCAGACATACGAACTCCGCCCACTTGAAGTTTGTCCTTTACATACAGGGCGAAATCGTGCAGCGTCATTTCTTGCTCGATTGTCCCAATTCTTCCTAATCCTTTTTTAATTGAAGCTTGCTCGACTGGATAAATATCGTAAGCTACTTCTTCATACGGATGAGCCTCCAGCATTGCAGCAAGCACCTGTTTTTTTATTCGTGATGGAAAAATCGTCTCCAGCCTGACTTCATGGACAAGCTCCAGCTCACCCACGGTTCCGATAAAAGGATCTGACCCCTCGAGCGGACGGAAGCTGCCTATCCCTTCTGTGGAAAAAGCGCAGTGGCTATAGTCGCCAATGTGCCCTGCTCCAGCATTACCGACAGCTCTCCTAACGTTTTCTTCATGCTCCTTTGGTACAAATACGACTAATTTATTCATCGGATCTGAAAAAGTCGGTACAAGCACCTCCGTATTTTTCAGCATCAGTGCTTCAGCCAGCATGTCAT
This window of the Bacillus gobiensis genome carries:
- a CDS encoding DEAD/DEAH box helicase; translation: MGQTKFTEYNLKPFIIEAVEKMGFYEPTDIQRRLIPAALKGESAIGQSQTGTGKTHAYLLPLIHSIHPDQEEVQVVITAPTRELANQIYQEVLKITKYTEADEEIISKCYIGGTDKKKTIEKLKRQPHLVVGTPGRIADLIKEKALNVFTAKSFVIDEADLMLDMGFLEDVDFIGSNMPEQLQMLVFSATIPEKLKPFLKKYMKNPKYAHVEPKQIAAENIEHVLIPSRHRDKDKLLLTMVTHINPYLAIIFTNTKQAADHVFEYLRDHGVKAGILHGGLTPRERKKVMKQINELEYAFVIATDLAARGIDIKGISHVINYELPDDLDFYIHRVGRTARAGSTGIAMTIYDTSDEDGLARLENMGIVFENKEIVKGEWVALEDRQRRKKRKRVADEIDEKAKHFVKKPKKVKPGYKKKMTAELEKIKKRQRKLNSRKGK
- the vrrA gene encoding VrrA/YqfQ family protein produces the protein MGRPRMPRALRQQQAANFQMNRFQQPQPPIQQPFQQMGQFFPQPPGAGAGNDAGAGGIRGLLSKFLPGAGGLPGAGTGSGLQSLQGLQNLANPANISGMLGNVQKMLGMAQQITPMVQQYGPLVRNIPSMIKLYSQLNKADDANSKEDKSSAENSNETMQASSQQKKKKKTAADSGQPASKPSSNQPSGSSRPRLYV
- a CDS encoding 4-hydroxy-3-methylbut-2-enyl diphosphate reductase translates to MNVIKISPRGYCYGVVDAMVIAKNAALDKSLPRPIYILGMIVHNKHVTDAFEEDGIITLDGTNRLEIIKNVDKGTIIFTAHGVSPEVRKIAEDKGLVAIDATCPDVTKTHNLILDMKEKGYHVIYIGKKGHPEPEGAVGVAPDIVHLVETEEDVANLNIQNDKIIVTNQTTMSQWDVHDIMEQVKEKYPHVEFHQEICLATQVRQEAVSEQAKQADLTIVVGDPKSNNSNRLAQVSEEIAGTKAYRIGDISELKLEWLKNVETVAITAGASTPTPITKEVIRFLEGFNWEDESTWTIKHDIPLKKILPKVKAK
- a CDS encoding Nif3-like dinuclear metal center hexameric protein, with product MSKQSGTDFIKWFEDFCPPSYAVEGDPIGLQIGTLHKEVKKVMITLDVSEDVVKEAIKEQADLIIAHHPPIFRPLKKVETNHPSGKVIELCVKHDIAVYAAHTNLDVTDGGVNDMLAEALMLKNTEVLVPTFSDPMNKLVVFVPKEHEENVRRAVGNAGAGHIGDYSHCAFSTEGIGSFRPLEGSDPFIGTVGELELVHEVRLETIFPSRIKKQVLAAMLEAHPYEEVAYDIYPVEQASIKKGLGRIGTIEQEMTLHDFALYVKDKLQVGGVRMSGNPQALVKKVAVLGGDGNKFMSNAKKMGADVFVTGDIYFHVAQDAVAEGLNLVDPGHYAEKIMKQGLADLLEAKCKMEISFAASSTDTNPFVFL